A single Sphingomonas kaistensis DNA region contains:
- the rpmD gene encoding 50S ribosomal protein L30, translated as MATIKITQTGSPIRRDKTQRATLVGLGLNKMHRTVEVEETPEVLGQIRKVAHLLSVEK; from the coding sequence GTGGCGACCATCAAGATCACCCAGACCGGTTCGCCGATCCGTCGCGACAAGACCCAGCGCGCGACGCTGGTCGGTCTCGGCCTCAACAAGATGCACCGCACCGTGGAAGTGGAAGAGACCCCCGAGGTCCTCGGCCAGATCCGCAAGGTGGCGCATCTGCTGAGCGTCGAAAAGTAG
- the rplO gene encoding 50S ribosomal protein L15, producing MTLKLNDLRDNPGARKDKVRVGRGIGSGVGKTAGRGQKGQKSRSGVSIKGFEGGQMPLHMRLPKRGFNNIFARDHAEVNLGAIQKLVDAGTLDAGSTVDHDALKAAGVGRGGKDGVRILGKGDYSAKLNFKVAGVSKGAREAIEKAGGTVELIERKDKAELAKAKKGKTREARLADKSSKQDAAKAAK from the coding sequence ATGACTCTCAAGCTCAACGACCTCCGCGACAATCCCGGCGCCCGCAAGGACAAGGTCCGTGTCGGCCGCGGTATCGGTTCGGGTGTCGGCAAGACTGCTGGGCGCGGCCAGAAGGGCCAGAAGAGCCGTTCGGGCGTGTCGATCAAGGGCTTCGAAGGCGGCCAGATGCCGCTTCACATGCGGCTGCCGAAGCGCGGCTTCAACAACATCTTCGCGCGCGATCATGCCGAAGTGAACCTTGGCGCGATCCAGAAGCTGGTCGATGCCGGCACGCTCGACGCGGGCAGCACCGTCGACCATGACGCGCTCAAGGCCGCTGGCGTTGGTCGCGGCGGCAAGGACGGCGTTCGCATCCTCGGCAAGGGCGATTATTCGGCCAAGCTCAACTTCAAGGTCGCCGGCGTCAGCAAGGGCGCCCGTGAAGCGATCGAAAAGGCCGGCGGCACCGTCGAGCTGATCGAGCGCAAGGACAAGGCCGAGCTGGCCAAGGCCAAGAAGGGCAAGACTCGCGAAGCGCGCCTCGCCGACAAGTCGTCCAAGCAGGACGCGGCCAAGGCGGCCAAGTAA
- the secY gene encoding preprotein translocase subunit SecY, whose translation MASQAEQLASNISLANFGKATELKKRIWFTIGALILFRLLSHVPMPGIDPRAMAQLFNTQRGGVLDFFNTFSGGSLERMSIIALGVMPYITASIVVQLGATMYAPLMALKKEGETGRKKLNQYTRFLTVALTMVQGYFIAVGLEGLGANQSIAAVVDPGILFRVAATISLVGGTLFLMWIGEQITSRGIGNGISLIIMAGIVATLPRTLAQLFEGGRSNTIDPLLIILVIALVVGLILFICFMERAQRRVLIQYPKRATARGMMAQERSHLPIKINTAGVIPPIFASSLLLMPLTVIQMAGATPGAEGQSEWLVTLSTYLQHGSPVFMTLYGLGIIFFCFFYTSVQFNSEETADNLKKHGGFIPGVRPGKATESYFDHLLTRLTVIGAAYLTLICLVPEIMFTQAGIPFYLGGTSLLIVVNVTMDTVSQIQGHLIAHQYGDLIKKAKLKGGRPARR comes from the coding sequence ATGGCAAGCCAAGCCGAACAACTGGCTTCGAACATCAGCCTCGCCAATTTCGGCAAGGCGACCGAGCTCAAGAAGCGCATCTGGTTCACGATCGGTGCGCTGATCCTGTTCCGGCTGTTGAGCCACGTGCCGATGCCGGGCATCGACCCGCGCGCCATGGCTCAGCTGTTCAACACGCAGCGCGGCGGCGTCCTCGATTTCTTCAACACCTTCTCGGGCGGCAGCCTGGAGCGGATGAGCATCATCGCGCTCGGCGTCATGCCCTACATCACCGCATCGATCGTGGTGCAGCTTGGCGCGACCATGTACGCGCCGCTGATGGCCCTCAAGAAAGAGGGCGAGACCGGGCGCAAGAAGCTCAACCAATACACCCGCTTCCTGACGGTCGCGCTGACCATGGTGCAGGGTTATTTCATCGCGGTCGGCCTCGAAGGGCTCGGCGCCAATCAGAGCATCGCCGCGGTGGTCGATCCCGGCATTCTGTTCCGGGTTGCCGCCACCATCAGCCTCGTCGGCGGCACCCTGTTCCTGATGTGGATCGGTGAGCAGATCACCAGCCGCGGGATCGGCAACGGCATCAGCCTGATCATCATGGCCGGCATCGTCGCCACCTTGCCGCGCACGCTGGCGCAATTGTTCGAAGGCGGCCGCAGCAACACCATCGACCCGCTGCTGATCATCCTGGTGATCGCGCTGGTCGTCGGCCTAATCCTGTTCATCTGCTTCATGGAACGCGCCCAGCGCCGCGTCCTGATCCAGTATCCCAAGCGCGCCACGGCCCGCGGGATGATGGCGCAGGAGCGCTCGCACCTGCCGATCAAGATCAACACTGCCGGCGTCATCCCGCCGATCTTCGCCTCCTCGCTACTGCTGATGCCGCTGACCGTCATCCAGATGGCCGGTGCGACCCCGGGGGCCGAAGGCCAGTCGGAATGGCTGGTGACGCTCAGCACCTATCTGCAGCACGGCAGCCCGGTGTTCATGACCCTTTACGGGCTCGGCATCATCTTCTTCTGTTTCTTCTACACCTCGGTGCAGTTCAACTCGGAAGAAACTGCCGACAACCTGAAGAAGCATGGCGGCTTTATCCCGGGCGTTCGTCCTGGCAAGGCGACCGAAAGCTATTTCGATCACCTGCTGACCCGGCTGACGGTGATCGGCGCGGCCTATCTGACCCTGATCTGCCTCGTGCCCGAGATCATGTTCACCCAGGCCGGCATTCCCTTCTATCTCGGCGGCACCAGCCTGCTCATCGTTGTCAATGTGACGATGGACACAGTCAGCCAGATTCAGGGCCATCTCATCGCCCACCAATATGGTGACCTCATCAAGAAGGCGAAGCTGAAGGGCGGGCGGCCGGCGCGCCGCTGA
- a CDS encoding adenylate kinase: MDIILLGPPGAGKGTQSQRLVETRGMVQLSTGDMLRAAVKAGTPVGLKAKAVMEAGELVSDAIVSALIGEHLDQSRDKGAIFDGFPRTQHQAEALDILLDERGRKLAYVIELEVDEEALVERITGRFTCASCGAPYHERFRPTQIQDQCDVCGGHEFKRRPDDNEQTVRTRMAEYRAKTAPILPYYEARGLVARVDGMASMDEVTRQIDTVLDR; the protein is encoded by the coding sequence TTGGATATCATCCTGTTGGGACCGCCGGGTGCGGGCAAGGGCACACAGTCGCAGCGGCTGGTCGAGACCCGCGGCATGGTCCAGCTATCGACCGGCGACATGCTGCGTGCGGCGGTGAAGGCCGGCACCCCGGTCGGGCTCAAGGCCAAGGCGGTCATGGAAGCGGGTGAGCTGGTCAGCGACGCGATCGTCTCCGCGCTGATCGGCGAGCATCTCGACCAGAGCCGCGACAAGGGCGCGATCTTCGACGGCTTTCCGCGCACCCAGCATCAGGCCGAAGCGCTCGACATCCTGCTCGACGAGCGCGGCCGCAAGCTTGCGTACGTGATCGAGCTCGAGGTCGACGAGGAGGCGCTGGTCGAACGCATCACCGGCCGCTTCACCTGCGCGTCGTGCGGGGCGCCCTATCACGAGCGGTTCCGGCCGACGCAGATCCAGGATCAGTGCGACGTCTGCGGCGGACATGAATTCAAGCGCCGTCCCGACGACAACGAACAGACCGTGCGCACCCGCATGGCCGAATATCGCGCCAAGACCGCTCCGATCCTGCCTTATTACGAAGCCCGCGGGCTGGTGGCCCGGGTCGACGGCATGGCCAGCATGGACGAGGTCACCCGCCAGATCGACACGGTGCTCGACAGGTAA
- a CDS encoding ATPase: MPLTVRLFAATVLLALAAPGHASVSAVSPNGFVSSHSLALPGVSAAQAYRRFVALPAWWDPAHSYSGKASALSFDARAGGCWCERLDGGGSVEHMRVLLVQPAKRLVMSGGLGPLLYQGVAATMDVGFADTASGASVTIHYRVAGFAEGGADKLAGPVDAVLAAGVARYAAYARSSVTKA, encoded by the coding sequence GTGCCGCTGACCGTCCGTCTGTTTGCAGCCACGGTGCTGCTGGCGCTGGCCGCACCGGGCCATGCCTCGGTTTCCGCCGTTTCGCCCAATGGCTTTGTCAGTTCCCACAGCCTCGCCCTGCCCGGCGTGTCGGCGGCACAGGCGTATCGCCGGTTCGTCGCGCTTCCCGCCTGGTGGGACCCGGCGCACAGCTATTCGGGCAAGGCGTCGGCACTGAGCTTCGATGCCAGGGCGGGGGGCTGCTGGTGCGAGCGGCTCGACGGCGGCGGAAGCGTGGAGCACATGCGCGTCTTGCTGGTCCAGCCGGCCAAGCGGCTGGTGATGAGCGGCGGGCTCGGGCCGTTGCTCTATCAGGGCGTCGCGGCGACGATGGATGTGGGCTTCGCCGACACTGCTTCGGGTGCGTCCGTCACGATCCATTATCGCGTCGCGGGCTTTGCGGAGGGCGGCGCCGACAAGCTTGCCGGACCGGTCGACGCCGTGCTTGCGGCCGGCGTCGCGCGCTATGCGGCCTATGCGCGTTCCAGCGTGACGAAGGCGTAG
- a CDS encoding dihydrofolate reductase, translated as MIQLVVARARNGVIGRDGTLPWHLPEDLKRFKRLTLGTAMVMGRKTFDSLPGLLPRRRHIVITRDRDWRAEGAEVAHSLPDAFALAAPDDVSIIGGAEIFGLGLAFAERVELTEVLADIDGDTAMPDPRDSGFWRETFREEHGADGASPAYAFVTLERA; from the coding sequence ATGATCCAGCTGGTTGTCGCCCGCGCGCGGAACGGGGTCATCGGTCGCGACGGAACCCTCCCCTGGCACCTTCCCGAGGATTTGAAGCGCTTCAAGCGGCTGACACTCGGCACCGCGATGGTGATGGGCCGCAAGACCTTCGACAGCCTGCCCGGGCTACTGCCTAGGCGCCGGCACATCGTGATCACGCGCGACCGCGACTGGCGAGCCGAGGGCGCCGAGGTGGCGCATTCCTTGCCCGACGCCTTTGCGCTGGCCGCGCCGGACGACGTCAGCATCATCGGCGGCGCGGAAATCTTCGGCCTCGGCCTGGCCTTTGCCGAGCGGGTCGAACTGACCGAGGTCCTGGCCGATATCGACGGCGACACGGCGATGCCCGACCCGCGCGACAGCGGCTTCTGGCGGGAGACCTTCCGGGAGGAGCATGGCGCCGACGGAGCCAGCCCCGCCTACGCCTTCGTCACGCTGGAACGCGCATAG
- a CDS encoding FAD-binding oxidoreductase: MTLAAFCAALADQLPANAIVTDPGDIAPWLTDWRGRWTGTSPLLLQPSTTEEVAVIVRAAEAHGVGLVPQGGNSSMVGGATPPADGSAVLLSLRRLNRLRSLDSDHAVAEAGVILDTLQQAAAGEGARFPLDLGARGSATVGGLAATNAGGTQVLRFGTMRAQVLGMESVLSGGLVHDSLGGLKKDNRGVSLDHLLIGAEGTLGIITALRLRLVPGAGQRGAAWVGVANPHHALALLRCLEAATDTIEGFELIPDVSLTRVLEHIPQTRAPLTTNAPWHVLIEAVTGAAEEPPQQLLERLLGESTDLLTDAVIAQSDAQTEALWRLRHSISEAERAAGPAAQHDISLPIDRVPGFLLDEARLIERRFPGTKASGYGHLGDGNVHFHVRAPAGAPPGWADSAEGKAVSAFVHDLVTAAGGSISAEHGIGQMKKDELARLAPPARMQALRAIKAAMDPHGVFNPGKLV; encoded by the coding sequence ATGACCCTCGCCGCCTTTTGTGCTGCCCTCGCCGATCAGCTTCCTGCCAATGCGATCGTCACCGATCCCGGCGACATCGCCCCGTGGCTGACCGACTGGCGCGGCCGCTGGACGGGGACGAGCCCGCTGCTGCTGCAACCGTCCACCACCGAGGAAGTGGCGGTGATCGTCCGGGCCGCCGAAGCGCATGGCGTCGGGCTCGTCCCCCAAGGCGGCAACAGCTCGATGGTCGGCGGCGCGACCCCGCCGGCGGACGGCTCGGCGGTGCTGCTGTCGCTGCGGCGCCTGAACCGCCTGCGCAGTCTCGACTCCGATCATGCAGTCGCCGAAGCCGGGGTCATCCTCGACACCCTGCAACAGGCCGCGGCGGGGGAGGGCGCTCGCTTCCCGCTCGATCTCGGGGCAAGGGGATCGGCCACCGTCGGCGGGCTTGCGGCGACCAATGCCGGTGGGACGCAGGTGCTGCGCTTCGGGACCATGCGGGCGCAGGTGCTGGGGATGGAATCCGTGCTGTCGGGCGGGCTCGTCCACGACAGTCTTGGCGGGCTGAAAAAGGACAATCGCGGGGTCAGCCTCGACCATCTGCTGATCGGGGCGGAAGGAACGCTCGGGATCATCACCGCGCTGCGTCTGCGGTTGGTGCCGGGCGCCGGACAGCGCGGCGCGGCGTGGGTCGGGGTAGCGAACCCACACCACGCGCTGGCGCTGCTTCGCTGTCTCGAGGCCGCAACCGATACGATCGAAGGCTTCGAACTCATCCCCGATGTCAGCCTCACCCGCGTTCTCGAGCACATCCCGCAAACCCGCGCCCCGCTGACAACCAACGCGCCGTGGCACGTGCTGATCGAGGCCGTCACCGGTGCCGCCGAAGAGCCGCCGCAACAGCTGCTCGAGCGGTTGCTGGGCGAGTCGACCGATCTACTCACCGACGCAGTGATCGCCCAGAGCGACGCACAGACCGAAGCCTTGTGGCGGCTCCGCCATTCGATCTCGGAGGCCGAACGCGCGGCCGGCCCGGCGGCGCAGCATGACATTTCGCTGCCGATCGACCGGGTGCCGGGCTTCCTCCTCGACGAAGCCCGACTGATCGAGCGGCGTTTTCCCGGCACCAAGGCCAGCGGCTACGGCCACCTCGGCGACGGCAACGTCCATTTCCACGTCCGCGCGCCCGCTGGCGCGCCACCGGGCTGGGCCGACAGCGCCGAGGGCAAGGCGGTCAGCGCCTTTGTCCACGATCTCGTCACCGCGGCGGGCGGCTCGATCTCGGCCGAACACGGCATCGGCCAGATGAAGAAAGACGAGCTTGCCCGTCTCGCGCCGCCGGCGCGGATGCAGGCGCTCCGGGCAATCAAGGCGGCGATGGACCCCCACGGCGTCTTCAATCCCGGCAAGCTGGTCTAA